A portion of the Ficedula albicollis isolate OC2 chromosome 4, FicAlb1.5, whole genome shotgun sequence genome contains these proteins:
- the AGA gene encoding N(4)-(beta-N-acetylglucosaminyl)-L-asparaginase yields the protein MCGQEERAVTRLRRARALLPPCPVTAQSQPRCREVPRPPWKGLPSSGKGQALELALASLCRWEPPGKWFRFPPWRVLESGGSELDAVERGCGQCEVDQCDGSVGYGGSPDESGETTLDAMIMDGNTMEVGAVADLRRVKNAIGVARKVIEYTKHTLLVGESASLFAVRMGFPYEDLTTRKSLSLYSEWLNQSCQPNYWKNVVPDSSKSCGPYKRREEVTSKEEQTSSQRSVHNHDTIGMVVIGVSGTVASGTSTNGAIHKLPGRVGDSPIAGAGSYADSTAGGAAATGDGDIMMRFLPSYQAVEYMRMGTDPTVACQKVISRIQKYAPKFFGAIICANTTGSYGAACNKIPGFTQFHFMVSSPLLSRPTEQVVDCI from the exons ATGTGTGGCCAGGAGGAGCGGGCAGTGACCCGGCTGCGGAGGGcccgggctctgctcccccccTGCCCCGTCACGGCTCAGAGCCAGCCCCGCTGCCGGGAGGTGCCTCGGCCGCCTTGGAAAGGATTACCTTCCTCTGGGAAGGGCCAGGCCCTGGAGCTTGCCCTTGCTTCTCTCTGCCGCTGGGAGCCTCCGGGCAAATGGTTTCGCTTTCCGC CCTGGAGAGTATTAGAGTCGGGAGGTTCGGAGCTGGATGCGGTCGAGAGAGGCTGTGGTCAGTGTGAGGTCGATCAGTGCGATGGGAGCGTGGGATACGGAGGAAGCCCAGACGAAAGTGGAGAAACAACTCTGGATGCAATGATTATGGATGG CAACACTATGGAAGTTGGGGCTGTTGCGGATCTCAGGCGTGTGAAAAATGCAATTGGTGTAGCACGAAAGGTCATTGAATACACTAAGCATACATTACTAGTGGGAGAGTCAG CCTCCCTGTTTGCTGTAAGGATGGGGTTTCCATATGAAGATTTAACTACCCGGAAATCGCTTTCACTGTATTCAGAGTGGCTTAATCAAAGCTGTCAGCCAAACTACTGGAAG AATGTGGTGCCAGACTCTTCAAAATCCTGTGGACCGTATAAACGGCGTGAAGAAGTAACTTCCAAAGAAGAACAGACCAGCTCACAAAGAAGTGTTCACAACCATGATACTATTG GTATGGTTGTAATTGGTGTGAGTGGAACCGTTGCTTCTGGGACATCTACTAATGGTGCAATCCACAAACTTCCAGG CCGTGTTGGAGATTCTCCGATAGCTGGAGCGGGATCCTACGCAGATAGTACAGCcggaggagctgcagccactggggATGGTGACATCATGATGCGCTTCTTACCCAG ttaccAAGCTGTGGAATACATGAGGATGGGAACAGACCCAACTGTAGCCTGTCAGAAAGTTATTTCCAGAATCCAGAAGTACGCTCCAAAGTTCTTTGGTGCTATCATTTGTGCCAATACAACTGGAAGTTATG GTGCTGCATGTAATAAAATTCCAGGATTCACTCAGTTTCACTTCATGGTTTCAAGCCCTTTGCTAAGTCGACCAACTGAACAAGTAGTAGactgcatttaa